In Hypomesus transpacificus isolate Combined female chromosome 4, fHypTra1, whole genome shotgun sequence, the following are encoded in one genomic region:
- the zgc:153441 gene encoding retinol-DH_like_SDR_c domain-containing protein, producing the protein MWQELKTNPLVKYGAVTTVTTISMVLLRRWIAGGVCRSRVKLHGRTVVITGANTGIGKETARDMANRGARVILACRDMTRAEMAAVEIRQSTGNTNVVVRHLDLSSLLSVRRFAREFIASETRLDILINNAGVMMCPKSLTEDGCETQLAVNHLGHFLLTNLLLNMLRSSAPSRVVNVSSIAHQGGKIHLDDINFEKTPYDSLVSYRQSKLANLLFSRELARRNQGRGVTSFALHPGVIRTELGRYVQTRFPLLSALLSAPALLLMKTPWQGAQTSIYCAVTQGLENKTGCYFSDCRVKEPAPEGRDDLTALRLWDVSAKMVGFLEDV; encoded by the exons ATGTGGCAGGAGCTGAAGACCAATCCCCTCGTCAAGTATGGCGCCGTGACAACCGTCACCACCATCA GCATGGTGCTGCTGCGCAGGTGGATTGCTGGCGGAGTCTGTCGCAGTCGTGTCAAGCTGCATGGCAGGACCGTGGTCATCACGGGCGCCAACACCGGCATCGGCAAGGAGACGGCCAGAGACATGGCAAACAGAG GTGCACGTGTAATCTTGGCGTGCCGGGACATGACCAGGGCAGAGATGGCGGCCGTGGAGATCCGCCAGTCGACAGGAAACACCAACGTGGTGGTCCGCCATCTTGAcctgtcctccctgctctccgtGCGGCGGTTCGCCAGGGAGTTCATCGCCTCGGAGACGCGGCTGGACATTCTCATTAATAACGCTG GTGTGATGATGTGTCCCAAGAGCTTGACGGAGGATGGCTGTGAGACCCAGTTGGCTGTCAATCACCTGGGCCATTTCCTCCTGACCAATCTGCTCCTGAATATGCTGAGAAGCTCCGCCCCCAGCCGTGTTGTTAACGTTTCCAGCATTGCGCATCAAGGCG GTAAAATTCACTTGGACGACATCAACTTTGAGAAGACACCGTACGACTCTCTGGTCAGCTACAGACAGAGCAAGCTAGCCAACCTGCTCTTCTCAAGAGAGCTGGCACGGAGAAaccaag GCAGGGGAGTGACGTCCTTCGCCCTCCACCCAGGGGTCATCCGTACGGAGCTAGGCCGCTACGTCCAGACCCGGTTCCCCCTGCTGAGCGCCCTGCTCTCCGCCCCGGCCCTCCTGCTGATGAAGACCCCCTGGCAGGGAGCCCAGACCTCTATCTACTGTGCCGTCACCCAGGGCCTGGAGAACAAGACCGGCTGCTACTTTAG TGACTGCAGGGTGAAAGAGCCAGCTCCTGAAGGGAGGGATGACCTCACTGCTCTGAGGCTGTGGGACGTCAGTGCCAAGATGGTGGGCTTTCTGGAggatgtctga
- the vps45 gene encoding vacuolar protein sorting-associated protein 45, with product MNVTLAVKQYISKMIENSGPGMKVLLMDKETTSIVSVVYTQSEILQKEVYLFERIDSQNRDNMKHLKAICFLRPTKENVENLIQELRRPKYSVYFIYFSNVISKSEIKALAEADEQEVVAEVQEFYGDFIAVNPHLFSLNLNGVARGRSWEPSLLARTTQGLTSVLLALKKCPMIRYQLSSDMAKRLGESVKQIITKEYELFDFRKTEVPPLLLILDRNDDAITPLLNQWTYQAMVHELLGLNNNRIDLSRVPGISKDLKEVVLSAENDEFYANNLYLNFGEIGTNIKNLMEDFQKKKPKDQQRLESISDMKAFVDNYPQFKKMSGTVSKHVTVVGELSRLVSERHLMEVSEVEQELATQNDHSSAQQNIRRLLQNPRVSELDAVRLVMLYALRYEKHSSSVLPGLLDELNRKGVSERHRRMVQSMVEYGGKRVRGSDLITPTDAVAITKQFFKGLKGVENVYTQHQPLLHDTLDQLIKGRLKDSQFPYLGPSALRDRPQDILVFVIGGATYEEALTVYNLNRTMPGVRVVLGGTTIHNTKSFLEEVTSAAGAGHGSERVQGAGRHPSRR from the exons ATGAACGTGACTCTTGCAGTGAAGCAGTACATCTCGAAGATGATAGAGAACAGCGGGCCGGGGATGAAAGTGTTGTTGATGGATAAAGAGACG ACCAGTATCGTCAGTGTGGTGTACACACAATCAGAGATCCTACAGAAGGAGGTCTACCTGTTTGAAAGGATCGATTCTCAAAACCGAGATAACATGAAGCACCTAAAGGCTATTTGTTTCCTCCGGCCAACGAAG GAGAATGTAGAAAATCTGATCCAGGAGCTTCGCAGGCCCAAGTACAGCGTCTACTTCATCT ACTTCAGCAACGTGATCAGTAAGAGTGAGATCAAGGCCCTGGCCGAGGCTGACGAACAGGAAGTGGTGGCGGAGGTGCAG GAGTTCTATGGGGACTTCATAGCTGTGAACCCTCACCTGTTCTCCCTCAACCTAAATGGCGTGGCCAGG ggcCGCAGCTGGGAGCCCTCCCTCCTGGCCCGGACCACCCAGGGTCTGACCTCAGTGCTGCTGGCCCTGAAGAAGTGTCCCATGATCCGCTACCAGCTGTCCTCAGACATGGCcaagaggctgggggagagcgTCAAG cAAATCATCACTAAGGAGTACGAGCTGTTTGACTTCCGGAAGACGGAggtccctcccctcctgctcaTCCTGGACCGCAACGACGACGCCATCACCCCCCTGCTGAACCAG TGGACGTACCAGGCCATGGTCCACGAACTCCTGGGCCTCAACAACAACCGCATCGACCTCTCGCGCGTCCCCGGCATCAGCAAGGACCTGAAGGAGGTGGTGCTCTCCGCGGAGAACGACGAGTTCTACGCCAAC AACCTGTACCTGAACTTCGGGGAGATCGGCACCAACATTAAGAACCTGATGGAGGACTTCCAGAAGAAGAAGCCAAAAGACCAGCAGAGGCTGGAGTCCATCTCTGACATGAAG gcGTTTGTGGACAACTACCCCCAGTTTAAGAAGATGTCGGGCACGGTGTCCAAGCATGTGACGGTGGTGGGCGAGCTGTCCCGGCTGGTCAGTGAGAGACACCTGATGGAGGTGTCTGAGGTGGAGCAGGAGCTGGCCACCCAGAACGACCACTCCAGCGCCCAGCAG AATATCCGTCGGCTGCTGCAGAACCCCCGAGTCAGCGAGCTGGATGCGGTGCGCTTGGTGATGCTGTACGCGCTGCGCTACGAGAAGCACAGCAGCAGCGTGCTGCCGGGGCTACTGGACGAGCTCAACAGGAAGGGTGTGTCGGAGAGACACCGCAGG atggtgCAGTCCATGGTGGAGTATGGCGGGAAGCGGGTCAGAGGAAGTGACCTCATCACGCCCACGGACGCCGTGGCCATCACCAAACAGTTCTTCAAAGGGCTCAAG ggagTAGAAAACGTGTACACTCAgcaccagcccctcctccatGACACTCTGGACCAGCTGATTAAAGGACGTCTGAAGGACAGTCAGTTCCCCTACCTGGGCCCCAGCGCCCTCCGGGACAG GCCCCAGGACATCCTGGTGTTCGTCATCGGGGGAGCCACGTACGAGGAGGCTCTGACCGTCTACAACCTGAACCGCACCATGCCCGGGGTCCGAGTGGTGCTGGGGGGCACCACCATACACAACACCAAGAG tTTTTtagaggaagtgacatcagcGGCGGGGGCTGGGCATGGCAGCGAGAGGGTGCAGGGGGCGGGGCGTCATCCCAGCAGACGCTga
- the plekho1a gene encoding pleckstrin homology domain-containing family O member 1-A, with the protein MKKSTLAKRGPQDVSQLSSQTDKVGWIRKFCGKGIFREIWKNRFVILRGDHLYISEKEVKDERKVQEVIDLADYERSEELRKAKSRSKKNHSRFTLLRCRQPRNTAPNLMFLAVSPEEKESWVNALNLAIVKAKNRILDEVIIQEESVLVHPTRDRAKIPHGRRLPTRGHLLAVASTSSDGMLTLDLVHEEDGFYQEDIEAGFWGRGYRVDQDWHRTKGRQRAGTDVSKLRVTSREPRIKTGSLPRGSELSWGRHGTNHLDGHPQNQAQAHPQARPQPQAQSRTPQPGKRMSIQGRSRCASMDEVLSSRPVRSRSDLRPHPREEGVQAGPAAQAEGPPVGQLQSLIAQKMQRAQELLEEMRLQELQRARGGGDSAYLKGIDSPRLHHLRGSDSPRSRSSGSSPRSRSSDSPRLRGKDSPRLRGKDSPRVKGKRSRSKATDSPHSKGGESPVLKGSDSPRLTGSDSPRLGSFDSSLPGEADSVQKAPDSPQAGEVSDSSARRSEDSPGLKGTDSPCLMGSDSPRSNDSNSLPKGKEPLGAAGKDSPRAQDSPSLKGCDSPHAKRVDSLACKAPPPGGETYEVERRRAEAERLLEEAVSSWKEAQEVLEEVKELQTQTLRRRRRRTSGEADAKDTPPPAVTGRGGGGHSVIFASPKQRLRSGEILLVLPVVKTH; encoded by the exons ATGAAGAAGAGCACTTTGGCCAAACGG GGCCCCCAAGATGTCAGCCAGCTGTCCTCCCAGACAGATAAAGTCGGTTGGATTCGCAAGTTCTGTGGCAAAGGAATTTTCAGGGAAATCTGGAAAAACCGTTTCGTGATACTGAGAGGAGACCATCTGTACATCTCTGAAAAAGAG gtgaAGGATGAGCGTAAGGTGCAGGAGGTAATCGACCTGGCGGACTATGAGCGCTcagaggagctgaggaaggcCAAGAGCCGCAGCAAGAAGAACCACAGCCGCTTCACCCTGCTACGCTGCCGTCAGCCTCGGAACACG gctccTAACCTGATGTTTCTGGCTGTGAGTCCTGAGGAGAAGGAGTCTTGGGTCAACGCCCTCAACCTTGCCATCGTCAAAGCCAAGAACCGCATCCTGGATGAG GTAATCATCCAGGAGGAGAGTGTCCTGGTCCATCCGACCCGAGACCGGGCCAAGATCCCTCACGGGCGTCGTCTGCCCACCAGGGGACACCTGCTGGCCGTG GCCTCCACTTCCTCTGACGGCATGCTGACCCTTGACCTGGTCCACGAGGAAGACGGCTTCTACCAGGAAGACATCGAAGCAGGGTTCTGGGGGCGGGGCTACCGGGTCGACCAGGACTGGCATCGGACCAAGGGGCGTCAGAGAGCGGGAACGGACGTCTCCAAGCTGCGCGTGACCTCCAGGGAACCTCGTATCAAGACAGGCAGCCTGCCTCGCGGGAGTGAGCTCTCCTGGGGAAGGCACGGCACCAACCACCTGGATGGCCATCCCCAGAACCAGGCCCAGGCTCATCCCCAAGCTCGCCCACAGCCCCAGGCCCAGTCCCGCACCCCCCAGCCTGGGAAGAGAATGAGCATCCAGGGCAGGAGCCGCTGCGCCTCCATGGACGAGGTTCTCTCCTCCAGGCCGGTCCGCTCCAGGTCCGACCTGCGGCCCCatcccagggaggagggggtccaGGCGGGCCCGGCGGCCCAGGCCGAGGGCCCCCCCGTGGGCCAGCTCCAGAGCCTCATCGCCCAGAAGATGCAGCGCGCCCAGGAGCTTCTGGAGGAGATGAGGCTGCAGGAGCTTCAGCGCGCCCGGGGCGGCGGCGACTCAGCCTACCTGAAGGGTATTGACTCGCCCCGGCTCCACCACCTCCGCGGCTCCGACTCACCGCGCTCCCGCTCCTCGGGGTCCTCCCCCCGCAGCCGGAGCAGCGACTCCCCCCGGCTGAGGGGTAAAGACTCGCCCAGGCTCCGGGGGAAAGACTCGCCGCGGGTCAAGGGGAAGAGGTCGCGCTCTAAAGCCACTGACTCGCCCCACTCCAAGGGCGGCGAATCGCCCGTTCTGAAAGGTAGCGACTCGCCACGCCTGACAGGCTCTGACTCACCCAGACTTGGCAGCTTTGACTCGTCTCTTCCCGGAGAGGCAGACTCCGTCCAGAAGGCTCCTGACTCTCCTCAGGCGGGTGAAGTCTCAGACTCCTCGGCCCGCAGGAGCGAAGACTCCCCCGGTCTGAAAGGAACTGACTCGCCCTGCCTCATGGGCTCTGACTCGCCGCGCAGCAACGACTCCAACTCGCTTCCAAAGGGCAAGGAGCCCCTGGGGGCGGCCGGTAAAGACTCCCCGAGAGCTCAggactctccctctctgaagGGCTGTGACTCGCCTCATGCAAAGCGTGTCGATTCGCTGGCCTGCAAGGCCCCTCCCCCCGGGGGCGAGACGTACGAGGTGGAGCGTCGGCGGGCGGAGGCGGAGCGGCTCCTGGAGGAGGCGGTGAGCTCCTGGAAGGAGGCGcaggaggtgctggaggaggtgaaggagctgcAGACGCAGACGCTTCGACGGCGACGGAGGCGGACCTCCGGAGAGGCGGACGCCAAGGACACGCCCCCCCCCGCCGTCacgggacgaggaggaggaggacactcCGTGATTTTTGCGTCGCCAAAACAAAGACTGCGATCGGGCGAAATATTGCTAGTTCTTCCTGTTGTGAAAACGCACTAG